The DNA region agaccGAGTTTCTAAGTCATCTACAGAATCTGAATACCGAGCGATGTCTttagcttgttctgaaattatttggcttcgaggTATGCTTGCTGAGCTAGATTTTTTTGAGACCGATCCCACACCTCTACATGCCGATAATAcgagtgctattcagatcacggccaatcctgtctatcatgagCGCATGAAGCATATTGAAGTCGATTGTCACTCTATCCGTGAAGCATTTGAAGCTCGTATTATCACTCTTCCACATGTTTCTACTGAACTCCAAATTGCTGATATTTTCACCAAGTTTCTCACTCGTCATCGACATTGCTTTCTaagtagcaaattgatgcttgttgatctacgggcatcaatttgaggggggctgtcaaCGTACAAACAGTCCATACGGGAGGCTACATACGGCGCTGCAATAGAGGGAGGCTGGTCAACACTGCTAAATAGAGGGAGGCTACATACGGCGCTGCAATCTAAATCCTTAGGCGTAATTTTAGGGGCTGTTCCCGCTCAAACTAGACAGTACATAGATATGTAAATATGTTCTATATAAGGGGGATAAATCCTCTGAAAGAGGTATCGAATTGAATCTACTTTGACATTGACTTCATGGAGAAACCGTCGAGGTGAATATTTGCAGATGGTTCATCATTATACTTTACTTTTTGTGTGTGGGGATTTTCTGCATGTTTGTCTATTATGATGACCTGAATGGCCATACTTGGCCACATGGATCTTCTCATTCAACTCCATTAAACACAAAACCCAAGGCCAACCTTTTAAATTTACTAGGATAACATTCgtaaaatttattatcaaaaaaagaaaatatacgtaaaattTTAGCAAGTATAAAATatagtgaaaaatataaatcattttGTTGGTTTCGGAAGCGTAAAATTGCCTGTTTATGTATTATAATTGGTGTTACCTAAATATGTATTACTTCTTGTATAcccccgtgtacttgggctatgcctattcatattaatacaatcttttacttataataataataataattaaaaaaaaaaaggttcaagTCCTACAGGAGTGGATTAACTGTAGCTTGTGATTAtgagcatcatcatcatcattaatcATTAAGTGATTGTCTTTGATAGTGGGCTTCTTCTTGTCTGAAAAGCAGGGTTGTAGATTCAGAGAAATGCTATGGGTAGTCTTCTGTTTCTTAATACCCTCTCTTGCGGAACCTGCATTGTTTTCTGCAAGGCTTGTAGCTGTTTTAATTATATCACTTGATATCCTGTTCTATTTGCTTTATTCCGATAAACAAAAGCTTGTTATCTTTCAATTATGTCCCTTGGTACATAAACATTTTTGAACTTTCAAACACGGCATCTATTGTCAAGTCATTGGAGCAATTGTTCTTGCTAGGCGCTTTAACAGATGAATGTAAACTGTCAAATCCAGTAGGCCATCAAATGGCTCAGCTCCCCTTAGACCCTGTTTATTCCAGAGCTCTTATTTTGGCTAGTCAGTTCAACTGCTTGGAAGAAATGTTGATAACTGTTGCAATGCTCTCAGTGGAATCTATTTTTTATGGCCCTCGTGTTCATGGCAATATTCGTATTGGTTTTGTTGCTAGGCAATGATATGAACGTAACTGAATGATACTTCAATAGTATCTGCTTTAGCCAGATGATATGGTTTGTAAGCAATGCTAGTGAGCAGGAATTTAATCCATATTTAAATGGTTCAGTTTGGTTAGGCATTAAATATGATGAGCATTAGCAAAGGGTGTTGAAGGGTGCAGTAACTTCGTGTAGATCTTTTTGCTAGAACTTTGATTTTTTGGGCCAAAGCTGTAGATTTCAATGGCCTTGATTTTCATGATGATCttgtttctatttcttcttcctaaatagttgttatctcttgtatacccccttatgtacttgggctatgcctattcatttttatattaatataatcgtttacttattaaaaaaaacatcgTGCAGATCTGTTGTGTGGGAGTTTAATACTTCAATGAGTAATAGAACAGCAGTATGCGCAATAATTGTGAACTGAAATAGTTTGCAGGGTAAATATGTTGTGGAATTTTTTATCTAGTTCTGTTATCGCCCATTTTGGTGTATATTATCTCAATACAGGGAGGACTATTGTAGAAAAATTGTCATGCATTTGGACTCATAGTTATTCTACCATGTTTATCCCCCATGTTATTACATAATAAAGAGGATGCTACATGTTGTTTAGATAAAGGATAGttcatttattgtattttgattatttgcctttttatatcttttctttattctaggtaAATATATTTGATTGTAATATTAGGAAATAATTTTCTGTTAGTTTTTTAGCACACAGTGCCTATATTAGGCGTACTGTTCTGTACAGAGACACGAATATACTTGAAAAAGTTCCTCCCAGACTCTGCTCTGCAACCTATCTTCTTCCTCTGTTCATTTTTCGCTCCTTACATGGTATCACGAGCCTAAGCGCTACCTCCATGGAAGAACCCCTTGAAAGCTCAGCCGATTCTCCTTCTATCCATTCCTCTGGCCATTCTAACCCTAACCCAAACACCCCTCGCGTCGTCAATATGGCCTGATTCCTAAATTTGAGCTATCCCAGCAACCCTTTTCAGCTAGATAACGGCGACAATCCAACAGTTATCTTAGTCACTGATTTGCTCACAACCGATAACTACATTACTTGGTCGCGTGCTATGCGACGGGCCCTTCATGCCAAAAACAAATTGGGGTTTATTTATGGAGATATACCCAAACTGATCGACCCAATAGATCCCCTTCTTAAGCTTTGGGAGCGTTGCAACGACATGGTGGTGTCGTGGATCTAGAACTTCATCAGTTTTTCAATCAAGTTGAGCGTGGTGTTCGTCGATGATGCACGTGACATATGGCTTGATCTTCAAGCCCGATTCTCTCATCAGAATGGCCCACGGATTTTCCAGTTAAAGAAGACCCTAGCCAGTCTTAATCAAGACACAGACTCTGTAAGTATCTACTATGGTAAGCTCAAAACTCTTTGGGATGAGCTTCAATTTATGATCCGATTCCTGTATGTACTTGTGGAACTGCAAAAACCCTCTTGGATAGATATCAACGTGACTGTGTATTTCAATTTCTTATGGGTCTACATGATACCCTATTCGAATGTCCTTGACCAGATTATGCTCTTAGACCCTCTCCCACCCATGAACAAAATTTTCTCCCTTATTCAACAACAGGAGCGACAACATCGACTCATTTCCCATAACCCCTCTCCTGATTCCATGGCTTTAGCCATCAATAGGAATTTTATTAGAACCAGCAATCAGACCAAAAATACCCCTAAGAAAGACCGTGCCTATTGCACACATTGCAAAATTTCTAGTCACACATTTGAAACATGTTTTAAAACTGGAAATGCAAAGCCACCTATTTGTTCTCACTGCAGTTTGTCTGGTCACACCATGGAGAGGTGCTACAAACTGCATGGCTATCCACCGGGCCATAAGTTCTCCAACAAAAACACCACTTCCGCTGCTCTTGCTACACAAAACACACTGTCCCTTGCTTCTGACCATGACACAGTTAGTGATGAAAGAGTGGATTTAACTCGAGCTCAGTACCAGCAACTACTAGCTCTGCTTTAGCCAAGGGAACCTTCTGCTACTGTTCAGCGTCCTTCCCATCCAATTCAGTCCAATCTCACATCTGCAACCCTGCCTAACATGCAACCTAATCTTTCTGGTATTTCTCTTTGCCTCTCTACATGCGCACACACTCCACTTCACTCCACCAATATCCCTTGGATCATTAACCCGGGTGCAACAGACCACATGGTCTGCTGCACCTCACTACTCACAACCATCACTGCCCATGTTAATTATTCTGTTAAAATGCCAAATTGCAGTGAGGTTGGTTCTGTCCAACTCACTCCATCCATTTGTCTACATGAAGTTCTATGCATACCATCTTtccattttaatttaatttctgcaaagaaaatgaCCGCTGCCCTCACTTGTTGTCTAGTTTTTTTATCTGATTGTTGCCTTATTTAGGACCTTTTATATTGGACAACGATTGGGAAGGGTGAAGTAAGGAGTGGCCTTTATCACTTCTTGAGTACGGAGGTCTCTCCTTCTGCTTTAGTCAATAAACTTTCGACCTTCTCCATTGCTACATTCACTGGTTCAGCCTCCTTTTTACACAATACAGTTGTTACTGACCTATAGCATTGTTCGCTAGGTCATCCTTCTTTTCCATGTATTAATCTGATTACAGATCCAATTGTAAAGAAAGATGTTTCATCTATTAATACAAAACCTTGTTGCATTTGTCCATTGGCTAAGCTACATCGTTTGCCCTTTCCTCACAGCCAACATAAGACCTATAGACCTTTTGAAATGATACATTGTGACCTATGGGGGCCTTGCTCAACCGTTGCCTATGATGGTTCCACATTTTTTCTAACCATAATTGATGACTACACAAGAAGCACCTGGTTGTATCTTCTCCACAATAAATCAGAAACCAGAAAATGCATCACTTGTTTTTCTAACttggttgaaaatcaatttgaCCTCAAAATCAAAATGTTACAAAGTGACAATGGAAGTGAATTTCAaatgacaaatttttttaacaataaaggCATCATCCATCAAAGAAGTTGTGTTGCcaccccacaacaaaatggcattatggaaagaaaacaccaacacTTGCTTAATGTCGCTAGAGCTCTAAAAACACAAGCTGGCGTTCCACTTGAATATTggaatgattttattttgacagccgcttacttaataaatagaacCCCCACTCCCcttcttcaaaacaaaactcCATATGAACTTTTGTTTAATTCACACCCGaaaatttttggttcactttgtTTTGCAACCACACTTCCTCATGGACGGAAAAAGTTTGAACCCCAAGGTCGCATGTGTATCTTTCTTGGCTATCCCTTTGGCATCAAGGGATATAAACTTCTTGACCTTAACACCAAATCCATTTTTATTTCTCGGGATGTTATCTTCCATGAGACAATTTTTCCGTTCCACTCCCTTACTCCTGACATTTCCCCATCTTCAAATAATGAATTTGTTTTTACCAAACCACTTCCAGATTTAATTGATTTCCCACAAACAGCTTCCCCACCTCATTCCCTCCCATTACCAAATAATTCTGGACAGCCCACTTCACCTCCAGAAAACATAGCTTCCACCTCACACACTTCTCCCTCCCCTCTTTCCACCAATATCCCTACCCCCCCTGCAGGTCAACTCGGGTAAGGAAAGCTCCTCAGTATCTTCAAGAATTCCATTGTCAACAAGCATCACTTCCTGCTTCCCCACCATTGCTGTCCAAACTGGAAGACACTGTTTCAGGTAATAATTATTCCttatctcactttctctcatacCAGAAATTTTCTCCCTCATTTACtgctttttccacttccatttcaACCATTTCTGAACCCCAAACATACAAACAAGCCCTTAAAGACCCTGGCTGGTGTGAAGTTATGAAATCTGAACTGCAAGCTTTAGAGCATAATCACACTTAGCTCATCACTGACCTTCCTCCTAGAAAAGAAGCCATTGACTGTAAATACGTGTACAAGACAAAATTCAATTTTGATGGGACTGTTGAGAGGTTGAAAGCTAGGTTTGTCGCCAAAGGTTTCACCCAACAAGAGGGTATTGACTATATGGAGACTTTCTCTCCCGTTGTTAAATTAGTAACTGTTCAGGTCTTACTTTCCATAGCAGCTATTAAGGGCTGGTTCATCCATCAATTTGATGTCAACAACGGATTTCTCCACGGTGATTTGGAAGAGGAGATCTATATGCGTAAACATCCCGGCTACACCAAAGGAGGACCTCACCAAGTGTGCAAATTGCTTAAGAGTCTATATGGCCTCAAGCAAGCTTCAAGACAATGGTATTCcaaattctcttcctctcttatCAATTTCGGTTTTCATCAATCTAAGACTAATTATAGCCTTTTTACTATGTTCGAAGGCACTTCATTTACCACATTGCTTGTATATGTTGACGATATTATTGTGGTTGGAAATTGCTCTTCTTCCATAGCCTCTCTCAAAGCATTCCTCAATAGTCACTTCAAAATTAAAGATCTTGGATCCTTGCATTATTTTCTTGGCTTAGAGGTTGCTCGTTCCTCCAAAGGCATCCACCTATGTCAACGAAAATATGCCTTGGATATCTTAGCTGACTCGGGTACACTTGGGAGCAAGCCTCTCAAAATGCCACTTGACCATAATTTTAAAGTCAGCAAATCCACAGGTGTTCCTCTAGCTGATCCAAGTTCCTACTGTCGCCTCATTGGATGTTTATTGTACTTGACAATCACTAGGCCCGACATATGTTATTCTGTTCAGCTCTTGAGTCAATTTATGGCTCATCCTACATCTACACATATGGCTACTGCACACAAGGTATTAAGATACATCAAAGCTACTGCCGGTCAAGGAATTTTACTGTCCTCCACTTCTCAGCTCCAACTCCAGGCCTTTTGTGACTCCGATTGGACCTCTTGCCCCGACACTCGTCGCTCAGTCACTGGTGATTGCATCTTCTTGGGTAGCTCGCTGGTTTCTTGGAAAACAAAGAAGCAATCAGTTGTTTCTCACTCGTCGGCTGAAGCTGTGTATCGTTCCATGGCATCTACTTGTTGTGAAATCACTTGGTTGAGATACTTGCTCACTTACCTTCAGATTTCTCATCCCCAATCTGCCTTCCTTTATTGTGACAATCAGGCAGCCTTACACATAGCTACAAATCCGGTTTTTTATGAGAGAACTAAGCACATCGAGTTGGATTGTCACCTAATTTGGGACAAGATTCAAGAAGGCAGCATCACCACCTCTCATGTTCCTTCCAACAACCAGCTAGCTGATATGTTTACTAAAGCTCTACCTTCATTTCTTCTCAAGTTACATttgtccaagatgggaatagAAAACctctattctccatcttgtgGGGGGCTATTACATAATAAAGAGGATGCTACATGTTTAGATAAAGGATAGttcatttattgtattttgattatttgcctttttatatcttttctttattctaggtaAATATATTTGATTGTAATATTAGGAAATAATTTTCTATTAGTTTGTTGTGCCTATATTAGGCGTACTGTTCTGTACTGAGACACACGAATATACTTGAAAAAGTTCCTCCCAGACTCTGCTCTGCAACCTATCTTCTTCCTCTGTTCATTTTTCGTTCCTTACACATGTGGCCAGGCAAGAACTGCAATGAGATGCTTTTCAAGTCCAGAGGGAGACCACCTCACTTTGGTTAATGTGTACCATGCTTGTGATGAGTTCTTGGATAAGAGAGTGGTGGGGCTCAGCAAAGAGAAAAAGGACAAAATTCTGAGCAAGTGGtgcaaggaaaatttcatcaatAGTCGTTCCCTGAGACATGCTCGTGACATTCACAGGTTGGTTGTCTATCATCCTTGTTGGGTTTATGTGTGTATCTTTTAGGTCTCATTTTCCATAGAAGATTGTTAATAGTTGATTCATTGAAGTTTTCACCAGATCTCCACGCCTAATTTATTAGGTGCTTATTGCAGTCAAATTCGATGTCATGTTGAACAAATGGGTCTTCGTGTTGCTTCTTGTGGAGATGGCATGGTTCAGTTCCGCAAATGTCTCGCTGCTTCATTCTTCCTCAATGCAGCTTTGAGGCAGCCAGAGGGAACATATAGGTATTTAATGTAACGTTTAAATGAATCGTACTTGAAATTCCTCTGGTAGATCTCAAATGTTCTGCTTGTCGTTATATCCTTTAACAAGGTGAACCTTTATGGAATTCATCTGGTAGATCTTAAGGGTTCCACTAGTATTTGCACCCTTCACAAAAAGgttattttggttaatttatgATGCTCCATTGTTAATTGGAATATTAACACTTCTAATTAAATGACACGGCTTTAGCAAGTGGTCAGGTGGTGCAGATCCACCCTTCTGTGTAATTCCGGGCAAAACCAGAGTGTATGGTTTTCAACGAACTAGTCCAAACTAATCATAAGTACATCCGCAACATTAATAGAATCGATTACTTGTGGCTATCTGAACTGGCTCCTCAATATTATTGCACACAAAATTAAATCTTGGTTTTGATATTAGCTGGTAAGATTGCAAATTCTCTGTATCCATTTGATGATTTTTGTACTATCTTTTTGGCTctgttattttatatatcacCCATTGGAATGCTTAATTTATCATGAATATAATCCACAAACTTCTCACGATGTTCTATCTGCTTCTGTCCTGGCATGAATGAATCAGGTTGAAGCAAAACTCAAAAGGTACTTTTACAAACACGTGCTGACCTGGGATGTTGCCTACCATATTGGCTTTCAATATCAGAAGAAAAACTTGGTTCAACACGTTTATTGCACCAATCAAGTCATTAcctttttggaaaaataaaaggaatgtTAATTTAGATGCAGCACCTTAAAGTTTTGGAGTTATTCTATGAGCTACCTTGCTTAAAGCACTCTTTCAGAAAACAATTCTTGATGCCAATCTTTGTCTTCTAAATCATGCTGGATGCCGCAGTTTGATGTTTTGGTTCCTCTACTGCAATGTGAGAAAGGAGAATGGAGAATTGGAATTCTGTAGcagatatttatttttcttttaaaaaaagctgGCTGTTTTCTGATGGAAATTCTCCCTGGAAGTAGGAATTTGATGGCTTCTGGCCCAGTTTTTAGGCACTGGCTCTCAACTTGTCTGGGCGGGGGCTTCTGGTGCATATTTCCTAGGTCTATTTACATTGAGGAGTTTCTTTCGAAGGTGGCTCCCAGTTATCTATGGAGATTTCCATCAACTTGACTGAAGGCAATGTTTCACTCCTGCCTTGTGtatcataatatataaagaCCAGGAGGGCTGTTGCTTAACTCTTAAGGCATCTCAGCAGACTCAGCAGACCAAACAATTTGCTGCTTCCTCGAGTCCCCCTACTTGCTTGGAGATACGCGCATACTTTAGTTCATTACAGAAGTTATTATTGATCTCGATGAGGTTGTGGCAGCCTTGAGCATTGATGAGTAACCATAGTCTCCAGTCACAAGGGTTTGCAATAGAAGTTTTGCTATGTACAAGCGAACTTGCATACCAATCTGCGTATTAATGTTAATagattcatattcaaaatttaaattgatactatttttaataaaatttattttctgacTAATCACATTGGATGGGTGCACGTATTGGTGTATAGAAtcgcttacaactagattttttcttgcAAGAGACTTTGATATTAGATACTTCATAATTCTGACTTAAAGGAATAGGAAAATTGTTGTCTGAGTGCTGTGATGTATCTTGTGCCTCTGTATATATTATTTGAGCATTAATTGGATGAAACCCAACTTATTTGTAAGAGAAATTGCTAGATTTACAAAGACAGGTGACTTAGGGCCTGTTTGGAAATAGatctcatttcaaaatttttatctcatcccaTTTCATTTCTAATCAtaattcaaactaatcattttaactttttcaaactaatcattataactttatcaaacttttaaacaaaaaataaaaaataattaaactttttcaaatttctaaataaaaataatattataaaattatattttaacaatgttttaactttataatattttttattctacctgttcttttttctttattaaaatttaaaaaacattcaactcaaattatctcattaatatttattcacaaactatcttattattattcaaaaaattctcatctcgcACCCCACACAAGCCCTAATGTGATGCGTCAAATTAAGtttacaacaattttttttataatttaacttattatatcaaattacattaatttgtgATTATCTTTTAGTAAGATTTCTTTGTATATCAAGTATTTTTCTATTTGTAATTTCTTCCTCTAATgtcgttaaatatatatatatatatatatatatttatatatcacttAAAATGGCTCCAGTTGGATAGTTGCGCGACTCTATCAAGTGGATATGGTTATCATGTGGTTTTGGGTACGTGTTGAtgtgattttagatgatttgtaaataataatattttatgaattctATTGTTAAGATGTATTTAAATCtataaaataagttgaaataTACGTTTGAATTGATCAatgtagttattttatattaaaaaaatttgacgcaactaatcatattaataaaatgtataaatagtatataaaaatgattattcatagaattttttatttaaatatataaaataagatgagatatgtttaattattttataataagataaaaaaaatagtaagttCGATCTTGAGATAGATGGAAATGGAGTTGATAACCAAACGTAGTAGTCTGTACATCCGTAGTAGCTTGTACATCCAAAGAAGCCTGCAGGTGGTGCAATGTGTTAGAAAAAAAGAGCCTCAAGATTGAAGCAGGATTTTGATGTGATCATATCTCGTAACAAATAGACTTCGTTTTTTAACCTTTTGCAGATAGTCCTCGACTCCTCGATGTCCTGCCGACTCCTGCGCACCAACCTAGCTAGAGGACAGGCTTActgttgtatttttcttttttcttttttttcttgtttttatttgttaagaaccAGAACAGAAAAAAGATTTTTCTCTTCCGACTACTCTCAAGTCACGGTAACGGGGTTCGTCAGCTTCTGTCCAAGTCTGTGCTAGCTACTGACTACGTACTCTCAAGTCCTGcatggatttttctttttatcatccATTTATATCATGATTTTCTAAATGTATTATGTTCAATCATAtagattgatatatataaaatatttaaataattttaaaataataaattcaatttaatttgGACGGCCAGCTTTGACaaaaagaatggaagaaaaaagcAACCCATAGCATTTATATTCAGCATTCAGTCGGACCCAGAACGTGGAATTGAAAATACAGTTCTTTTAACTGTTACAAGACAACGTCCCTTTATTTGCCGGCTGTCTGAAGTCCGAGGAGGACACGTACCTTCCAGTTGCCGTTACTACACGCCCGTGCTCCTCCTCGGCTTTGCCTTTTAAGAgttcctctctctctgtctctctgatCAGACATACGCATAGTCGAATTCTGATCACTTGCATGTAGATCAGTCTGATCGAGAACATAAACACGGGATCCATAAAAGGTTTGGTTCGTGTGATTTGAGTTTGTATTAACGTGCGTGTTCACAGTATCGTTAATTATTTCAATTATGGGAAACTCATGGACATGCTTCGCTCCCAAGGAGGTCAGATTCACCAGAGAACCCTCCAAACGCATACCCAACTTTTTACGCAAAAGTAGAAccggttcttcttcttctccttcccctAGCAGGAACAAGCAGGAGAATAAGCTCGATGATGAAGATGCTCAGCTTCGACAGCAGGCCATTGCCGCCGCTATTCTCTTCCGCAAAAATCAGCAGAACCTTTCTCTGCCCCTTAACCGCTCCACTTCTGTCGTCTATCCTAATCCATCTCCTGGTGTTCTTAAAAAGCTTCCCAAGAGTTCGAGTTCTAGGCAGCGTTCACGATCTGATTCTCTCGTTCAGCCTCATCAGCTTGTTATCAATAAGGTTTGTTTCAAATTGGTTCTATTTTTTCCATGGTTTTTGGATGTTCTATTCGTCAAATTTTTTTCCACACTTGATCATAGTTTTgtgcttctttttttcttcaaaatgatTTCTTCCCTTGGCCTTGTGAAAACTGATTTTCCAGTCTAACTCTGTTATTACTCAATTTCTTGTTTTGGGAACTATATCTTGTTTGTGAATCTTTTGATCTGAAGCTCATGTCAAAGAATAGGAATTATAGTTTTGGTTAATGATCTTCATTTCACTGCCTGCATCCTTAGGAATAGTGCTGTTTGACTGAGTTGGTCAAATCCGTAAGATGGAAAGACCAGTACAAAGTGCAGCCCGCTGGCCATTATTTAATTCTATATAGGACGGTTATGTTTTCGGCATAAATTATAATATcctatttcatatatatgattaaaatatgCTATATAATCACATTCAACCACGTTTCTTTAGTGTTTAATTATGCAACGAATTCTCGTCTGTTTACATGGCTTGTTTGGTCGAGCATTTTTCAACGACTGAAATTGGACGGGTTTGGTGAAATTCAAACTTTAGTTGGAGATATCATACACTATGGCTGAAAAGATGCATGATTCCATGAGTATGGCCGACTCCTTTCTGCTGGCGAAGAGTTGCCAAAACTGACAATTCAAAGACATCAAAAAGGTTGATGTGAAGTCCATTACCCTTTGATCACTGTGCTTTTGCCAAAAAGTTACTCGACGCTTACAACATGATTGGGCTTGTATAAAGCAGCTTCCTTCTAACCTGTGTCAAAAGAGACAAGTTTACCCCCAAAACCTTGACAAATTAATCAATATACAGTTCGTCAAAGTTCAGGCGTTCAAGCAAATAGGATCCTTCCCAATTCTACAGTCTAAtgtaacaaaagaaaagaaaaaaatagaacagAGAACTCTCTATTGGCTCCAGGGGTCTCAATTTAATGAGAGTGGTCATAAAGTATGCATATAATTGACTGTAGTTTTGATGCAAAATGGACTGAATAAGTAGGGTTAATGGATTAAGTTAGCTAGTGATAGGAAGCATTTGATCAGTTTGCGAAAAATTCACGTTATCTATTTCCTATCATTATGTATGGACATGCAGTATCATCTCCATGATTTTTGGACTCTAATGCTGCTCAAATACTTGTACTTGGTCATTTCGATTTTATACTTTTACCCTGCCTGTTCAATAGGAGGTGCAAAAAATAATGATTTGTCATCCAAGAAAGGAAATTCTTCCTCTTATATATCAGTCATCAtcttattttcagattttaatccCTTAGGATGTAAAGGCTGATGGTCTGGAAACCAATCATTTTGTCCTTGTTCACGGAGGTGGCTTTGGTGCTTGGTGTTGGTAAAAAATTATGACACTTTTGGAAGAAGGGGAATACAAAGTTGATGCAGTTTACTTGTGTgtgtctctgtgtgtgtgtgtgtgttagatATATAATCATAGTGTTTATTTTTGTCTGCATTCATATATGCTAATAGGGTGAAAAGTTGTGTGCGTATGAGGTCCTTGGTGTTCTTTCACAAGTTAGTCTTGGTTTTTTACTCTCAATTGCAACAAGGATAACACTTTCAGATTGCTTTTATCTCATACGGAGATGACTAACTCTGAAAGGGACTATTCAAGCTTATCCCCACTTTATTATTCTATTCTTCCTTTGTGTATAGATTCCTTATCATATTGCTCTCTTCTATTCATGCTTACAAGATTCCCGTCTCTCAGACTCACGTTTTAATTCAAAACAAACATTATGCAACACAGTTGGACAAGATATTCACTGAAAGTTCATTTGCCTGTATAAAATTAGGGAACTTTGTAGCTAGCTTTCCGCTTTCCAGTAAATAATTGAGAGTAACTAGTAGCTATAGTTGATAGTTGAACTTGCAACATATAGGACGGTGCAGAGCATGAGATTTTAGACGATACATGTGCATAGCAGCCTTTTAATTTCTACATTCACACTTAGGTGGCTTTTTCA from Carya illinoinensis cultivar Pawnee chromosome 6, C.illinoinensisPawnee_v1, whole genome shotgun sequence includes:
- the LOC122313811 gene encoding pre-mRNA-splicing factor ATP-dependent RNA helicase DEAH10-like isoform X2 produces the protein MRAFRQAPAGFRKARTAMRCFSSPEGDHLTLVNVYHACDEFLDKRVVGLSKEKKDKILSKWCKENFINSRSLRHARDIHSQIRCHVEQMGLRVASCGDGMVQFRKCLAASFFLNAALRQPEGTYRLKQNSKGTFTNTC
- the LOC122314108 gene encoding putative methylesterase 11, chloroplastic isoform X1 — translated: MGNSWTCFAPKEVRFTREPSKRIPNFLRKSRTGSSSSPSPSRNKQENKLDDEDAQLRQQAIAAAILFRKNQQNLSLPLNRSTSVVYPNPSPGVLKKLPKSSSSRQRSRSDSLVQPHQLVINKDVKADGLETNHFVLVHGGGFGAWCW
- the LOC122314108 gene encoding putative methylesterase 11, chloroplastic isoform X2, translated to MGNSWTCFAPKEVRFTREPSKRIPNFLRKSRTGSSSSPSPSRNKQENKLDDEDAQLRQQAIAAAILFRKNQQNLSLPLNRSTSVVYPNPSPGVLKKLPKSSSSRQRSRSDSLVQPHQLVINKILIP